In a genomic window of Rhodovulum sp. P5:
- the pcaD gene encoding 3-oxoadipate enol-lactonase codes for MKIADLGDVALHYREDGDPDGAPVVFSNSLGCDLRLWDDVVALLPDGVRAIRYDKRGHGLSSCPDGPYSMGALVRDAERLLEFLGVADCVFVGLSIGGMIAQGLAAKRLDLVRAMVISNTAAKIGTREIWADRIDAVRAGGIAALTEGTMERWFTRPFRESPDCALWRNMLTRQPVEGYLGCCAAISGTDFYTTTAGLTLPTLAIAGSEDGSTPPDLVRETAALVKGSTFHLIRGAGHLPCVEKPGDYAEILNRFLKDIGHA; via the coding sequence GTGAAGATCGCCGATCTGGGGGACGTGGCGCTGCATTATCGCGAAGACGGCGATCCCGACGGCGCGCCCGTGGTGTTTTCAAACTCGCTGGGCTGCGATCTGCGGCTTTGGGACGATGTCGTCGCGCTTTTGCCCGATGGCGTGCGCGCAATCCGCTATGACAAGCGGGGCCACGGTCTTTCGTCCTGCCCTGACGGGCCCTATTCAATGGGCGCGCTGGTGCGCGATGCCGAACGCCTGCTGGAATTTCTGGGCGTCGCCGACTGCGTCTTCGTGGGACTGTCCATCGGTGGCATGATCGCACAGGGGCTGGCGGCGAAGCGGCTGGACCTCGTGCGCGCCATGGTGATTTCCAACACCGCCGCCAAGATCGGTACGCGAGAGATCTGGGCGGACCGGATCGACGCCGTGCGCGCGGGCGGCATCGCGGCGCTGACCGAGGGCACGATGGAACGCTGGTTCACCCGCCCCTTTCGCGAAAGCCCCGACTGCGCACTCTGGCGCAACATGCTGACCCGCCAGCCGGTGGAGGGGTATCTGGGCTGCTGCGCGGCAATCTCCGGCACCGATTTCTACACCACGACCGCGGGCCTGACCCTGCCGACGCTGGCGATCGCCGGCAGCGAGGACGGATCGACCCCGCCCGATCTGGTGCGAGAGACCGCGGCGCTGGTGAAGGGATCGACCTTCCACCTGATCCGCGGTGCGGGCCACCTGCCCTGCGTGGAAAAGCCCGGCGACTATGCCGAGATTCTCAACCGTTTTCTGAAGGACATCGGCCATGCCTGA
- a CDS encoding alpha/beta fold hydrolase has translation MTEFLFVHGSNHGAWCWRDVLTPLERAGHAARAIDLPAAGLDPTPPEGVTMDDYRDAVVAAITRPTILVGHSFGGMPITFAAAAAPEKIKALVYLTAWAPKEGDSARDLRARYGCRNLMSAMRLSEDKATSTFADETLEPLFYHDCPPGTVDYARDHLVPQATAPGHAPAPALPGGIARHYIRCTTDKIIPPEAQEDMSRDWPADCIHDIACGHSPFFAAPDRLAEILADIAGRS, from the coding sequence ATGACAGAATTTCTGTTCGTCCACGGCTCCAACCACGGCGCGTGGTGCTGGCGCGACGTGCTGACCCCGCTGGAACGGGCGGGCCACGCCGCGCGCGCCATCGACCTGCCCGCCGCGGGCCTTGACCCCACCCCGCCCGAGGGCGTGACGATGGACGACTACCGCGACGCCGTGGTGGCCGCGATCACCCGCCCGACGATCCTTGTGGGCCACTCCTTCGGCGGCATGCCAATCACCTTTGCCGCGGCGGCCGCGCCCGAAAAGATCAAGGCGCTGGTCTACCTGACCGCATGGGCCCCGAAAGAGGGCGACAGCGCCCGCGACCTGCGCGCGCGCTATGGCTGCCGCAACCTGATGTCGGCGATGCGCCTGAGCGAGGACAAGGCGACCTCCACCTTCGCCGACGAGACGCTGGAGCCATTGTTCTATCACGACTGCCCGCCGGGCACGGTCGACTATGCCCGCGATCACCTTGTGCCGCAGGCCACCGCCCCGGGTCATGCGCCCGCACCGGCCCTGCCCGGGGGGATCGCGCGCCACTATATCCGCTGCACAACCGACAAGATCATCCCGCCCGAGGCACAGGAAGACATGTCGCGCGACTGGCCGGCCGATTGCATCCACGACATCGCCTGCGGTCATTCGCCCTTCTTCGCCGCGCCCGACCGGCTGGCGGAGATTCTGGCCGACATCGCCGGGCGAAGCTGA
- a CDS encoding TCR/Tet family MFS transporter, translated as MSDKENRLPIVFILITLVLDAIGIGLILPVMPDLIKDIEGVGLSDAAVWGGILATCFAIMQFLCGPLIGGLSDRFGRRPILLLSLATMALDYVVMALAGSIWLLLAARVVGGVTASTQATASAFLADISKPEQKAARFGMVGASFGIGFVIGPLIGGFLGELGPRAPFWAAAVLATANLTFGWFVLPETVTDRIRRKFEWRRANPLGAFRQIGALPGVRPLLLLFFLYEFAMWIYPAIWAYFTQYRFGWSPGTVGISLAMFGIGVAAVQGGLIRVILKVLGERVTVWYGLSYNFVAFLAIGFVDSSTAVLVMTPLIALGAVVTPALLGIMSKAAGDDQQGELQGLISSIRSISMVVSPLVMTQLFAAFTRDGAPLILPGAPFLLAAATMIVCGVVFAARPRAGTTATHAE; from the coding sequence ATGAGCGACAAGGAAAACCGCCTGCCGATCGTCTTCATCCTGATCACGCTGGTGCTGGACGCCATCGGGATCGGCCTGATCCTTCCGGTGATGCCCGACCTGATCAAGGATATCGAGGGCGTCGGCCTGTCGGATGCCGCCGTCTGGGGTGGCATCCTCGCCACCTGTTTCGCGATCATGCAGTTCCTGTGCGGCCCGCTGATCGGCGGTTTGTCCGACCGGTTCGGGCGGCGGCCGATCCTGCTGTTGTCGCTCGCCACGATGGCGCTGGACTACGTGGTGATGGCGCTGGCGGGATCGATCTGGCTGCTGCTGGCGGCGCGGGTCGTCGGCGGTGTCACCGCCTCTACCCAGGCGACGGCCAGCGCGTTTCTGGCGGACATATCGAAGCCCGAGCAGAAGGCCGCCCGCTTCGGCATGGTTGGCGCCTCCTTCGGGATCGGCTTTGTCATCGGGCCGCTGATCGGCGGTTTCCTGGGAGAGCTTGGCCCCCGCGCGCCGTTCTGGGCCGCCGCGGTTCTGGCCACGGCGAACCTGACCTTCGGCTGGTTCGTGCTGCCCGAAACCGTCACCGACCGCATCCGGCGAAAGTTCGAATGGCGCCGGGCCAACCCGCTTGGCGCGTTCCGGCAGATCGGCGCCCTGCCCGGCGTGCGGCCGCTTCTGCTGCTGTTCTTCCTCTATGAATTCGCGATGTGGATCTATCCCGCGATCTGGGCCTATTTCACCCAGTACAGGTTCGGCTGGTCGCCCGGCACGGTCGGGATTTCGCTGGCCATGTTCGGCATCGGCGTGGCCGCGGTTCAGGGCGGGCTGATCCGGGTGATCCTGAAGGTGCTGGGGGAGCGTGTGACCGTCTGGTACGGGCTCAGCTACAACTTCGTGGCGTTCCTTGCCATCGGCTTCGTCGACAGTTCCACCGCGGTTCTGGTGATGACCCCGCTGATCGCGCTGGGGGCGGTGGTCACGCCCGCGCTTCTGGGGATCATGTCCAAGGCCGCCGGCGACGACCAGCAGGGGGAGCTACAGGGGCTGATCAGTTCGATCCGTTCGATCTCCATGGTCGTGTCACCCCTGGTGATGACCCAGCTTTTCGCCGCCTTCACGCGGGACGGCGCGCCCTTGATCCTGCCCGGCGCGCCCTTCCTTCTGGCCGCGGCCACGATGATCGTCTGCGGGGTCGTCTTCGCCGCGCGCCCACGGGCCGGCACCACCGCGACACATGCCGAATAA
- a CDS encoding Zn-dependent alcohol dehydrogenase — MRPIKAAVCREFGAPLTIETLHLRPPRTGEVEVTLEAVAVCHSDISMAEGGFNRSLPAVYGHEAAGRVTAVGESVTGVAPGDTVIVTLIRSCGTCPTCATGRPTICRTKPNDGDTPIFTADGDPIHHGLDTGAFAEAVVVHESQIAKIPDTVPMESACLISCGVITGLGAAVNTAAIRPGETVVVIGAGGVGLNAIQGARLAGAARVIAVDLLADKLAVAKDFGATDGVLASDAKPWKAVRAIAPRGADAVLVAVGAPAAYDTAPRYLRAGGRIVMVGMPHAGQTAAYEPMAIALLGQDLRGSMMGDTVLTRDIPWIIDLYQQGRIKLDELISGRWTLDQINEAIADTKTGAARRNVILF; from the coding sequence ATGCGCCCGATCAAAGCCGCCGTCTGCCGCGAATTCGGCGCCCCCCTGACGATCGAAACCCTGCACCTGCGCCCGCCCCGAACCGGTGAGGTCGAGGTCACGCTGGAGGCCGTTGCGGTCTGCCATTCCGACATCTCGATGGCCGAGGGCGGGTTCAACCGCAGCCTTCCCGCCGTCTATGGGCACGAGGCAGCGGGGCGCGTAACCGCCGTGGGCGAGAGTGTGACAGGCGTGGCCCCGGGCGACACGGTGATCGTAACCCTGATCCGGTCCTGCGGCACCTGCCCCACCTGCGCGACGGGTCGCCCGACGATCTGCCGGACCAAGCCCAATGACGGCGACACGCCGATCTTCACGGCGGACGGCGACCCGATCCATCACGGGCTGGACACCGGCGCCTTTGCCGAGGCCGTCGTGGTCCATGAAAGCCAGATCGCGAAGATCCCCGACACCGTTCCGATGGAGTCCGCCTGCCTGATCTCCTGCGGGGTGATCACCGGGCTGGGCGCGGCGGTCAACACCGCCGCCATTCGCCCCGGCGAAACGGTCGTGGTGATCGGCGCGGGCGGCGTGGGGCTGAACGCCATTCAGGGCGCGCGGCTGGCGGGTGCCGCGCGGGTGATCGCCGTGGACCTTCTGGCCGACAAGCTGGCGGTCGCCAAGGACTTTGGCGCCACCGATGGCGTGCTGGCGAGCGATGCGAAACCCTGGAAGGCGGTGCGCGCCATTGCCCCCCGCGGCGCCGATGCGGTGCTGGTGGCCGTGGGCGCGCCTGCGGCCTATGACACCGCGCCGCGCTATTTGCGCGCGGGCGGGCGGATCGTGATGGTGGGCATGCCCCATGCGGGCCAGACCGCCGCCTATGAACCGATGGCGATTGCCCTTCTGGGGCAGGATCTGCGCGGGTCGATGATGGGGGATACGGTGCTGACGCGCGACATCCCGTGGATCATCGACCTGTACCAGCAGGGTCGGATCAAGCTGGACGAGCTGATCTCGGGCCGCTGGACGCTCGACCAGATCAACGAGGCGATTGCCGACACGAAAACCGGCGCGGCCCGGCGCAACGTGATCCTGTTCTGA
- the arsC gene encoding arsenate reductase (glutaredoxin) (This arsenate reductase requires both glutathione and glutaredoxin to convert arsenate to arsenite, after which the efflux transporter formed by ArsA and ArsB can extrude the arsenite from the cell, providing resistance.), whose product MTEVVIWHNPRCSKSREALKLIEGRGITPVIRRYLDDPPSLEELRATQGTLGLRAIEMMRVKETLFRDLGLSKDDDDETLLAAMAANPKLIERAIVFANGRAVLGRPPELVLDIL is encoded by the coding sequence ATGACCGAGGTCGTCATCTGGCACAATCCGCGTTGTTCCAAGTCGCGCGAGGCGCTGAAGCTGATCGAGGGGCGCGGGATCACCCCGGTGATCCGCCGCTATCTGGACGATCCGCCCAGCCTTGAGGAGCTGCGCGCCACGCAAGGAACGCTGGGTCTGCGCGCCATCGAGATGATGCGCGTGAAGGAAACGCTCTTCCGTGACCTCGGCCTGTCGAAGGACGATGACGACGAGACATTGCTGGCCGCGATGGCCGCAAACCCGAAACTGATCGAACGCGCCATTGTCTTTGCCAATGGCCGCGCGGTGCTGGGCCGCCCGCCAGAGCTGGTGCTGGACATCCTCTGA